The segment GGCCCGTTCCCCGATGAAGGCCGCCGCCTGGGCGTCCCCGTCCAAAGCCGCCAGGGCCTTGTCCCGGCGGATGCTCTTCTCGGCGGTCTCGGGATCCACAAAGTCAAACCCCTTGTTGCGCATGGCTTCTATGATGGTGTTCTCGGCCGTGCCCAGCTGGGCGTCTATCCCGCCGATGGCCGAGCTTCCCACGTTGCTTTCGGTGATCAGCACCATCAGCTTGGGGTTGCCGGCGCCGCGGATGATGTCGGCCATGTCCTCCTTGATGGCGCCGGAGCGCACCAGGGCCTTGACCTTGACGTTGTAGCTCAGGCCGCCGTCGGCCTCGCCCTCGCTGACAATGGAGTAGTTCTTGATGTAGCCCTTGGCCTTGGAATAGATGTTATCCTCCACAACCATGGCGTTCTCCACCATGGTACTGGAACTGATGACCGCCCCGGTCACCTGTTCCACCGCGTTGCGCAGGGCGTCCTGGGTGGCCACATCCCGGGCCTGGGCCTTGTCCCCATTCAGCACCGAAGCGGTTCCGTCGGTGGTGATGGTCTGGGTTGCTTCCTGGGCGGCCGCCAGGCCGGAGATGAATAAAAGGGCCAGGCTTATGTATAGTATTTTTTTCATTTTATCGGGATATTCCTTTTTATAGTATTGGATTAGGATCCGGCCTGATCAACTTGGGGCATCAAGCCAACAGTCAAAAGGGAGAACGGCGTTTTTAAAAATTTCCTTTTAAAAGGCTCGCTCTCCCTTTTATGACCGTAACCTGGACAAGTTCGGTTACTGTTTAAGAACTATGATCACCCGGCAGTTGTCATAGATGTCGGTGTTGTCGGCGATCACCGCCACATTCTGCACGTCGTTGTCGGAGATGATCAGGTCGGCCTTGTTGAGCCCCGAGGATTTGACGGCCCGTATCACCAGCGGATTGCTGCCCACCCGGGCGGCGTTGGCCCTGGCTTCTTCCATGGTCTTGGCGTAGATCACCACGCCGTTCTTGACCGCAGACTCACGGGGGACGAAATCCTGGCCGTAGATGCCCTCGCCCGATTCATCCAGCACGCTGGGCACCATGGCCGGCATGGCATCGGTCAGTGTGGCATCGATGATCAGGCCGGTGTAGGTCTGGGGCTCCTGGGCGTTAAAGCTAGAAGGCTGGTTCTGGTAGGTGGGGGTCTTGCCGCCCATCTGCTCGGGATAAAGCACGTCGCCCACCTTGCCGGTCAGCAGCATTTCCATGTCCACTTCCACCGAGCCATCCGACATGTAACGGGGTTTGGAGGTGAAGCGGAAGTTCTTGACGATGCCCTCCACCTGGGTCTTGATGATATCGGAGCTCATCATGGCGTTCTCCACCGTGGTCTCGGAGGTCAGCAGCACGCCGTTGAGGGTCTCCACCATGTTGCGCATGGCGTCAAGCTGGGCGGCCCGCAGGGCGTTCTTGCGCTGGGCCGAGGGCGGAAGTTTGGGGTTAAGGGCCCCGATGCCGGTGGAGGTGACCGCCTGGTCGGTCCAGTCTATCATGCCGGCGCCCTGGATGTTCTGTTCCACCTGGGCCAAAGCCAGAGAGGCAAAGCCGAGTATGGCCAGCAAGGCCAAAGTTTTCTTAAACATTTAAATTGTGCTCCTTATATTTGATTTACCGGAAATTGCTAAAGCAAAATATCAGGGTTTCACCGGGGTTAACGTCACCACCTCCTGTCGGATTTGATGTTTGATGGTATTGGTTTCAAATGAGCGTTAGAAATGAATGATGGCGGAGGCCATAATGTTATGGGACTTCTCGTCGACCTTACCGGTATAGCTGTAGAAGCCATCTGGATCATTATATTTTACGTCTTCATGGTTTGCCATGGTGTACTCATACGCCAGGTCAAACATTACTTTTCCCATTAGCAGTCCAAAACCACCGGTAAAGACCTTGCCCACTACTTGGCTGGTGTCTGTGCCATCATCATAAGAACCAGTATAAACTCTTGGGTCGGTTCTGAAACCTAACCTGATGGGAAACACTCCGGTGTTCCCTGTTATGATGTATTCCATTCCCACCCGGAACTGGTTGCAATCCTTCAAACCGGCATCTACAGTATAACCTTCAGAAGTGTATTCTGAACTTGAATAGGCTCTGCGCTCGAAATCTGCAGCCAAGGTAAGTTTATCAGTCGGTTTTAGGGCCACACCAAAACCGAACATGAAAGGCATTGTAACCTCAACATCGGAATATGACTCACTAATGCTTCCCGTTGTTAATCCATCCAAAGTCCAACCGGTACCAGTTAAATCCCAGTTTTCACTGGCAGAAGGTTCTTCTGTGAATGTGAACGGCAATCTGAACATTGCGCCAATATTCATTTTACTAAATGTGCCTAGAAAACCTAAATTCATATTTAATCCGGACAACTTAGATTCCGTGGAGTATTCATGGGTGGCAGAGGGATAATCTGTAAAGTTTTCTGTGTACTCGTACTTATAACCGTTGATTAGAATATTGGCAGCAGCACCAACCATAATCTGAGGATTCAATTGGATGGCTAAAGCCGGCGAAATGGCATCAATCCCTCCGGTGGTTTTTGCTTCATATTTATAGCGCAAAGTATCTGTAAATCCTTCGTATTCACCATCACCTTCTTCACCTGAGCCCATATCAATCATTCGCTGATAAGCAATTGCAAAAACCAGGTTATTTGCAGCGACCTTAGTGGGAATTATAAAACTTGCAAAGGCAGGGGCTATATGGCTGACCGATAAATCCCAATCATAAGTTTCGTTCCACTCAGGGTAATCCGGGAAGGTCATTGCACCTTCACCGGTAAACTTCTTCATATTGAATAATCCCACCACCGAGGCTTCGGGCTTATCCAACTGGGCCAAACCGGCCGGGTTCCAGCCTACTGCCGTGGCATCGTCCGCCACGCCGATGAAGGCACCGCCCATCCCGCGTGCCCTGGCCCCGGTGCCCATAATGTTATAGTCTATGTCATAGACACCCATTTGTGCATGCACCAAAGTACCGACAGCGGCTAACAGCACAAAGACCAGACCGACTTTACGCATGTTCTCTCCTTTTGAAATTAGGTTTGTGTTTTTCTTTTTTAGATTCCGATTAATATTCTAAAACACTAAAAATGGATTGCTTCGTCAGATACAATATGTAGATCCACTCGCAATGACTGGTTACCAAAGTCTACTTGGCCACCACTTTCTGGCCGACAGCCAGGGTCTGCCCTACTTCCTTTTCCAATATCTGAGCCTCGGACATTTTTTCCTGGACCTCGTTCAAAAGCAACTCGGCCACTTTGGTCACCTGCTTGCCCAGGATCTCGCCGGTAACCGGGTGCTTGATCTCCTCGCCTTCCTTGTAAACCACCACCTTCATTCCCTTGCGCATGCCCTTGGCGGTTCCGATATCCAAGAATACCTCTCCGGTGGGGTTGGACTTGATGACATAGCCTTCCACCAGCGGAATGTCGTTGTATATCTGGATGGAGATGTCTGTGGCCATGGTCTTGATGTCCTGGAGGGTGTTCTGGCCGCTGTAGGCGTCCTTGGCAGTGATCACGCCGCTGCTTTCGGTGTCTATCAGCCGGGCGTCCATGCCGATGCCGGTGGCGGTGGAGGAAATGGAACCCATCAGGATGGCGTCCACCCCTATGATCTTGCCCACTTTGACGGCCTTGGCCGGATCCAGGGCACCGGTCATGCCCAGTTTCTGCTCGCTTAAGACCTTGTCGATCTGGGAACGCTCGATGATCTTGAACCGTTTAAGGCTGTAAAGCGAGGTTATCATCTTGTCCTGGACGGTGTTGGTTATCTCGGCATTGCCGCTCCGGTTGTCGAACGGCAGCACCGCTATGGACAGCCGGGAGCCGACCTGGGTGACCCTGGAAGGATCGTAGGTCAGGGCGCCCACCGGCAGTTTGCCCTTGTCCAGGGCCACGGCCTGGTGCTGGCGCTCGGCCCGTTCAATGCTGTCGCGCTGAGCGGCCAGCTTCAGCTCCTCCTGGGCAGCCCGGCGGGCGGCTTCGGCGCTCATGTCCCGCTTGCGGGCATCCAGGGCCGCCTGTTCTTCGGCTATCCGCTTTTTCTCGGCATCCAATCGGGCCCTTTCCCTGGCCAGGTTCTCATCATCTGCCCGGGAGGCTACGGTAGCCGTAGGGGCTTCGCCATTGCTTATCTTGGCCCAGTAATCCTTGGAGCGTCCGGTGGATTTGAAGGCCATGGACAGTTCCATCTCCTTTTTGGCCTTATCCATGGATCCCAGGTTGTAATAGCAGATGGCCATCTCCCGGTGCGGGAAATAGTCAATGAAATGCATGCCGTAAGTACGGAACTGCGGCCGGTCATTGAACTCCAGGGAAACGGCGCTCTTGAACTCGTCAATGGCCCTGTCCCACTGGGCTTTCTTCATGTATTCCAGCCCGTTCTCGTAGTAATTATAGCTCTGTCCGCCCGCCCACAGCAGGGCCGGTACAAAAGCAACCAGAAGCAACAGGATTATAAGACTTTTAAGCTTTGACATTTGGACCTTTCTCCTTCTTTTTATTATATAACCACATTTTTATTTTAAAGTCAATAGTTTTAAAAAATATTTTGCAATTTTTTATTTTTAGTCTGGCACGGGCGGCAAATAATGAAACACTTGGCCCGCTTTATGCATAAACTAACAGCAATTAACTAGGCTAATCATTCCATGGTATTGACGCGAGCTTTAGCTCGTGGCGGAATGCAGGGCTTCTACAAGCGCCAAAGCTTTAGCGGAGGCGCTTCGTGTCCTCTCTGGGGCTTAAGCCCATCGGGTTTCATTAGATTGCCTGCCACGACCTTAAGGTCGTGGCAATAAGAGTAACCCCCGCCGGACAAACCCCGATTAACGAATAACGAGTTTCTATTTACTTGGTTGAAGGCGGATCTATCGGGTACTTCCCGTCCAGACAGGCGTAACAGAAGTCCTGGGACCTTTCCAGGCAGGATTTAAGCCCGGCCAGGGTCAGGTAATTAAGGCTCTCCACCCCCACAAACTCCCGGATCTCCTCCACCGACTTGGTGGAGGCTATCAGTTCGCTGATCCGGGGGGTATCCACCCCGTAAAAACAGGGGTGTTTGATGGGCGGCGAGGCGATCCTCAGATGGATCTGTTCGGCCCCGGCCTCCCGGATCATACCCATTATCTTCTTGGATGTTGTCCCCCTGACTATGGAATCGTCCACTACCGCGGCCTTCTTGCCTACCACGATGCTTTTGACCGGGTTGAACTTCAATCGTACGGCAAAATCCCGGATCTCCTGGGTGGAGCCGATGAAGGTCCGCCCTATATAGTGGCTGCGGATCAGGGCTAATTTATAAGGTATGCCGTTCTCCTCGGCAAAGCCCAATGCGGCGTTGTTGGAGGAATCGGGCACCGGCATCACGAAATCGGCCCCGGTGTACTGTTCGCTGGCCAGGCGCTGGCCCATCATGAACCGTTTTTTGGCCACGCTTTCGCCGAAGATCACGCTGTCGGGCCGGGAGAAATAGATATGTTCAAAAACGCAGTGCTTGTAGGGCTTGGCATCTATCAGGATCCTGCTCTCCACCCCCTGATCGGTGACGGTCAAAAGTTCGCCCGGGGTCACTTCGCGCTCAAAAATGCCGCCGATGGTGTCTATGGCGCAGCTTTCGGAGGCGAATATCCTGGTCGCCCCCTTGATCCCCATGGCCAAAGGACGGATGCCCAGCGGGTCGCGAAAGACGTACATGGTGCCCTGGAACATCAGGATGGCCGAATAACTGCCCTGTACGGTCTCCATCATCTTTTTTATGGCTTTGGCCATGTCGCGCTCCTGCTCATAGTAGCAGGCAATGCTGGCCACGATCACCTCAGCGTCGTTGGATCCGTAAGGAGTGAATCCCTGGGATTTCAGGTAGCGGGTCTGCTCCAGCATGTTGGTGATGTCGCCGTTGGAGACGATCACCATCCGGCCTTCCCTGGTCTCGGCGTAATGGGGCTGGGCGTTGGCGATGGAGCTGTCTCCGGCGGTGGGATACCGGGTATGGCCGATGCCCATCCTGCCCTTAAGCTCGGCCAGCACCCCGGGTTTGAAGATGTCGAACACCAGCCCCTTGTCCTTGACGATCCTGGACTGCTGGCCGTCCCACACCGCCATCCCGGCATTGTCCTGGCCCCGGTGCTGCAGGGAGAAAAGCCCCAGGTAAAGCAGTTCCGAAGCCTTTTCGTGATTGAATATTCCGCAGACTCCGCACATATTGGTAAATTGAAAAGTATGAATTAGTTAACGGGCTGTTTATATGAGAATTATATCATAAATATGCATCTTGTCAACAAAAACAACGGGAATTTCTATGCCACCAAGACACCAAGCCTGCACTGAGCGGGGCCGAAGTGGCACAAAACTGAAAACAACAAACAAGGAATAGAGCATAAAGCATATAGCTTACAGCTTGTAGGTTACTGGCTACCGGATACTGTCTACTGGCTACAGAATATTAGTTGACTGCCCCGCCCTTTTTATAGTATCATCATTTCATGAATATTCTTCATCCCCTAAACTTGAAAGACCACCAGCTGCTGGACAGCGGCCGGGGTCAGAAGCTGGAGCGTTTTGCCGGACGGCTCATCTCGCGGCCTGAGCCCAATGCCGTCTGGGAGAGAAAGCTGGACGATGGATTCTGGAGCCGGGCGGATGCCCGATTTGTAGATGGGAAGTGGGAAATTGGGAAATGGCCAAGTAAACCGTGGATCTTCAGTTACCAGAGTTTAATGTTCGAGCTGAAGCTCTCGCCCTACAAGCACACCGGCATCTTTCCCGAGCAGGCGGTCAACTGGGACTGGTGCGGAAAGTTTATCAGAGACTGCGGATACCGGCCCAATGTCCTGAACCTGTTCGGCTACACCGGGGCGGCTACGGTGGCCGCCGCCGCTGCCGGGGCCAAGGTGACCCAGGTGGACTCCTCCAAGCCGGCCGCCCTGTGGGCCAGGCACAACGCCGCCCTCTCGGGACTGGAGGAAACCTCCTTCCGCTGGATAGTGGACGACTGCACCAAGTTTGTGGAGCGGGAGGTAAAAAGAAAGGCCCGGTACGACGCGGTGATCATGGATCCGCCTTCGTTCGGCCGGGACCACAAGGGAAAGATCTTCCGTTTCGGGGACGATGTGCCGGAGCTGATACATAACTGCGGAAAGATATTGTCAGATGAACCACTGTTCTTCCTGGTCAACGCCTATTCCACCAACTTCTCTGCCCAGGCGCTAAAAAATCTGTTGGCGGACATTCTGCCGTTGAAAAAGATCGAATGCGGAGAGCTGCACCTGGAGGAAAAGGATACCGGCAGAAGCCTGCCCTGCAGTATTTTTGCACGATACCAACTACAATAAACAATTCAATATTAATAAATGAAGCCCAATCCAAATGGATTGGGCTTCATTTCAATTTTCCCTTTGAATAATTAATTGTGATCTTTTGTAATTTCTTTCATCCGGGAAAAGCAATATAATTGTAAAGGCACCTTTAAACACACTGCGCAATTTGTGCCAATTTTCTTTAAGATAATGCGTGGCGCCAATAGTAGCTAATTCTGACACTCCTGCGATGTAAAAATAAGTTTTATTATTAATTAATATTTTTTCAATAAATCCATATTGGCCTGTATAAGCACTTCCGTCATACGACACTGTTAAATAATCGTTCACAAAATTAATCTGTGAATGTTGTTCCAATAAGCCCGCTGCACGATTATATGCTGCCGAACCAACAGCTATAAAGCTCTCTTGGAACAAAACATCGTCCGGAATAGCTGGGTTAACTAAATCTATATGTATGGTCACGTCAGATACAAATAATTTTGATAATATACTGGGCCTTTCCGACACTGATGGCAATATGTAATTAAATATATCTTTGAGCATTAAAGCGACTTTAGTTTCTGCAAAAGCAAAGGTATGCCCTTTATAATTACGTGGTTTCCCATCAATTCCTATTGAACCTCCAGGGATGACATGAATATCTGATAAATATATTGTCAACTTTTTCTGTTTTTCTATTCCAAAATATTTTAACAATTTAACTCTTTCATTGACAATTACCAACCAGGCAATAAAAAAAATAGCAAACGTATAGGCTACATTCGCTGCTATGTTGATGAAAAAATCACCCCAAAGGTTTGACGAATTGTTATAAAACAAGAAGTACATTTATTACCTCACTTAAAACTATCCTACTATAGTATATGCATCTAAATTTTATTTACTTTGCCTTAATTACTCTATCAATCATTTCTACAATTCTATTCTCTATTTTAGGTTCACAAAATTTGCTGCAAGAGTTTTCATACTCAACATAGGTGTGGCCTGAAATATCTGATGGGGGGACAGGACTGGTTTTATCCTTCAAAGGAATAATTTTTATTCCCCAGGTTAATGCGACACCAACCTCAATCATAACATTGGGGTTTAGGTCCGAGATGTCAAAAATAGCTATATCAGAGCTAATGATTTCACGTGCGATATTATTAAACAGGTGCTCACCTAATCCGGCTGTCAATTTATTGAAAACTAAAGTTATTTGTTTATTTTCACTAATATTATATGTGTTTAAGCAATTGTGGAGGTATTTTTCAATATTGCTAATTAATAAACCAGTATCATAGTATGATGATTTATATTGCAAACCTAAAACAACGTATAATGACAATTTATCGTTTTTTCGTTTGTTCATATACGCCCAATCATTTTCTAGAAAACCGTAGGGCGAACCAACAGGAAATGCTGTTTTTAAATCATCTTTTAATGTTTTATTTTGCAATATTTTAGAGTAATCAATATTATCCCTTTGTTGACCAGGTCTCAATACTTCAAGTATCTTTTTATCTCTTCTATAGATATACTCACCCTTACTTTTAAGAATGATTGAATATTGTGAATTTTTTATTCCATCATCTTTCAACAACTCAATCGCACCCAAGGTGACTAGATAATCAATACCTCGAATAAAATCAGACTTTTCAACACCACATTTTTCTAATAGTATTTTATTGTCGATTCTTTCAATTTCATTTTCCACTAAAAATGAAAGAATGATTTTACCGTTTATTTCTATTGGGTCAGGCATTATAATCTCTATTATGCCATTTTCCTAGGTATCGCCTCTTCCCAGGCCTTCCTCAGCTCAGCTACTGGCAGGTCGACCATCCCCTTAATGACAAATCTGTCGCTTCCCACCTTCCCCAGCTTCATAACTTCAACCCCAAGGCGCTTGGCCTCGGCTTCCAGCTTCTCAGCATCCGCAGCCCGGCAGGAGACCACCGCCCGGGACTGGTTCTCGGCAAACAATTTGTGATCATTCCGTCCGGTCAGCCCGCTGAGATCGGCGTCCAGACCCAGCTCCCCTCGCTTTTCGGGAGAGGGGTTGGGGGAGAGGTCGCTGATGCAGCACTCGGCCAGGGCCACCGTCAAACCTCCTTCGGAACAGTCATGTGCCGATTTTATCAGCTTAGAGCTTATAGCTGAAAGCAAAAAGCCATGAAGAGCCTTTTCCTTCTCCAGGTCCAGTTCCGGACACTTCCCGCTTACCAGATTGTGAACTGTCTTCAGATATTCCGACCCGCCGATGTCCGGCTTGGAACTCAGGTTCCCGGCCAGATAAACAACGTCCCCCTCTTGTTTGAACCACTGGGTGGTGATGTTCGACAGGTCCTCGATCAAACCCACCATGCCTATCAGCGGCGTGGGATAGACGCTGTGGGTCAGGCTCTCGTTGTAAAAGCTGACATTGCCGGAGATCACCGGTATCTGCAGGGAATTGCAGGCGGCTATGATTCCCTCCACCGAACGCTTGAACTGGTAAAATACCTCCGGCTTGTAGGGATTGCCAAAATTGAGGCAGTCGGTCAGGCCCAGCGGCTTGGCCCCGGAGCAGGCCAGGTTGCGGGCGGCCTCGGCCACCGCAATGGCGGCGCCGGTGAACGGCTCCAGATAGACATAGCGCCCGTTGCAATCGGTGGTCAGGGCAATGGCCTTCTTGGTGCCCCGGATCCTTAGCACCGCCGCGTCCGAGCCGGGCAGCACCGCAGTGTTGGTGCGGACCTGATGGTCGTATTGCCTGTATACCCAGCGCTTGCTGGCAATGGTGGGCGCCGCCAAAAGTTTTAAAAGGGTTTGGCCGGCATCCTTGGGCTGAGCGACGGTTTCCTGGTCGAACCTGTGCAGTTCGGCCAGATATTCCGGCTCCCGGCTTTCCCGGTGATAGACCGGGGCGTCGTCCACCAGGGCGTTGACCGGGATGTCGGCGAAGACCTCATCCTGCCACTTGATCCGGACCTTGCCGTCGTCCGTAACCTTGCCGATCACAGCGCAATGCAGCTCCCACTTGTCGAAGATGGCCTTGATCTTTTCCGCGTTCTCCGGCGGGGCCACCACCACCATCCGCTCCTGGGATTCCGAAAGCATGATCTCGTAGGGGGTCATCCCGGTCTCGCGCAGCGGTATCTTGGAGACGTCCATCTCGATGCCGGTCTGGGCCCGGGAGGCCATTTCTATGGACGAGCTAGTCAGCCCTGCCGCCCCCATGTCCTGGATACCCACCGCCAGGCCGGAGTCTATCAGTTCAAGTGTGGCCTCCAGCAAAAGTTTCTTGGTGAAGGGGTCTCCGATCTGGACCGAGGGCCGCTTGGCCGCCGACTGCTCGCTCAGCTCCTCCGAGGCGAAGGTGGCCCCGTGGATGCCGTCGCGGCCGGTGGTGGCCCCCACCGCCAGGATGATGTTGCCCACCCCCTTGGCGATGCCCTTCATTATTTTCTTGTTCTCAACGATGCCCAGGGCCAGCACGTTGACCAGCGGGTTGGTGGTGTAGGATTCGTCGAAGAAAACCGAGCCTCCGATGGTGGGCACCCCCACGCAGTTGCCGTAGTCGGCGATGCCGGAGACCACCCCCCCGAACAGGTGGCGGACATGGGCGTCATCCAGCGAGCCGAAGTACAGCGGGTCCATCAGGGCGATGGGCCGAGCCCCCATGGTGAAGATGTCGCGCAGGATCCCTCCTATGCCGGTGGCCGCCCCCTGGTAGGGTTCGATGGCCGAGGGATGGTTGTGGCTCTCCACCTTCATGGCCACCCCCAGCCCGTCGCCGATGTCCACAATGCCGGCGTTCTCTCCCGGCCCCTGCAGCACCTGGGCGGCCCGGGTGGGAAAGAGTTTGAGCATGGCCTTGGAGTTCTTGTAGGAGCAGTGCTCGGACCACAGCACCGAGAATATTCCCAGTTCGGTGTAACTGGGGGTCCGGTCCATGATCTTAAGTATACTCTGGTATTCCTCGGGGTTTAGTCCGAAACTTTCGGCCAGCTTCAGGTTGACCTGGGGTTCTTGCGTCTTGCTCATGTGGTTTATATGTTTCCTTGTGTTTTGAATTACAAATTGTTCCAATTGGTAACACCCCCACCAGAGAGGATTTTTATCCGCAGATTAACGCAGATGAAAACAACGAGTCATTGCAAATTGTTCAAAGTTATTATTAAAACAATCTGCGATAATCCGTGAAATCTGCAGACGGGAAAACCCCGCCATTTCAGTAATAATTATAGAAGACCGGGAGATACTCGGTGAACTGGTTCTTGCCCGAGGAAATGGAACCCTTGCTCTTTTTGCGTTTGAGCTTGGGTTTCTTGTTCTTAATATGGTTTACAAAATAATCCACCACCTGGGGGTCGAACTGTTTGCCGGCATGGGCCAGCAGTTCGGCCTCGGCTTCCTTTTGGGGCAGGCCCTTTCTATAAGGCCGGTCGGCGGTCATGGCGTCGTAGGCATCGGCCACGGCAATGATCCTGGCTAAAAGCGAGATGTCGGGACCCCGCTTGTGGGCGGGATACCCGCTGCCGTCGAATTTCTCGTGATGGTCGCGGATGATCACCGCCGCCTGCTCCAGTTTGGCAAAGCCCGAAAGGATGTGAAAACCCCGCTCGGCGTGGTGATGGATCTCCACCACTTCATCGTCGCTGAGCTGGTCCTCTTTTTCCAAAGTATACTCATCCACCCCCAGCTTGCCGAAATCGTGCAGCAGGGCCGCCACCTCCAGTGTCAGCAGGTCCTCCCGGGAAAGCTCCATCTTAAGCCCGATGGCCAGGGAATAAAAGGTTACCCGTACCATGTGCCCGTCATAATACGGCACCAACTGGTCAACTTCCCTGGCCAGTTTGCGGATGCTGGGCAAAAGGCCGTCCTTGGGCCCGGCCAGTATCCGGTCCAGCCGGACCAGCAGCGAGGTGATGGCAGCCACATCGGTCTTTTTATGGACTGGCTTGTTCTTCATCCGGCTTTTTGCAGATGGGCTTTGATCGAGTCGAATATCATTTTGCCCTGGCCCGAGCCCAGCAGTTCCTCCATGGCCCTTTCGGGATGGGGCATCATCCCCAGCACATTGCCCTTCTGGTTGACGATTCCGGCGATGTTGTTCAGAGACCCGTTGGGGTTGTCGGCATCGGCCGCCTGCCCGTTCTGGTCGCAGTAGCGGAACACCACCTGGTGGTTGTCCTCCAGCTCCTTCAGCGACTTTTGGTCTATATAGTAGTTGCCTTCCTTGTGGGCGATGGGTATCCGTATCACCTGCTTTTTGGCCAGCTGGTTGGTGAAGGCCAGGTCGTTGCGCTCCACCGAAAGGTTGACCGTTTTGCAGACGAACTGCAGGCCCCGGTTGACCATCATGGCCCCAGGCAACAGGCCGGATTCCAGCAGAATCTGAAAGCCGTTGCAGATGCCGATCACCAGCCCGCCCCGCTCTGCATGTTCCTTGACCTTCTGCATGACCGGGGAGAACCGGGCGATGGCCCCGGTCCGCAGGTAATCGCCGTAGGAGA is part of the bacterium genome and harbors:
- the purL gene encoding phosphoribosylformylglycinamidine synthase subunit PurL; protein product: MSKTQEPQVNLKLAESFGLNPEEYQSILKIMDRTPSYTELGIFSVLWSEHCSYKNSKAMLKLFPTRAAQVLQGPGENAGIVDIGDGLGVAMKVESHNHPSAIEPYQGAATGIGGILRDIFTMGARPIALMDPLYFGSLDDAHVRHLFGGVVSGIADYGNCVGVPTIGGSVFFDESYTTNPLVNVLALGIVENKKIMKGIAKGVGNIILAVGATTGRDGIHGATFASEELSEQSAAKRPSVQIGDPFTKKLLLEATLELIDSGLAVGIQDMGAAGLTSSSIEMASRAQTGIEMDVSKIPLRETGMTPYEIMLSESQERMVVVAPPENAEKIKAIFDKWELHCAVIGKVTDDGKVRIKWQDEVFADIPVNALVDDAPVYHRESREPEYLAELHRFDQETVAQPKDAGQTLLKLLAAPTIASKRWVYRQYDHQVRTNTAVLPGSDAAVLRIRGTKKAIALTTDCNGRYVYLEPFTGAAIAVAEAARNLACSGAKPLGLTDCLNFGNPYKPEVFYQFKRSVEGIIAACNSLQIPVISGNVSFYNESLTHSVYPTPLIGMVGLIEDLSNITTQWFKQEGDVVYLAGNLSSKPDIGGSEYLKTVHNLVSGKCPELDLEKEKALHGFLLSAISSKLIKSAHDCSEGGLTVALAECCISDLSPNPSPEKRGELGLDADLSGLTGRNDHKLFAENQSRAVVSCRAADAEKLEAEAKRLGVEVMKLGKVGSDRFVIKGMVDLPVAELRKAWEEAIPRKMA
- a CDS encoding flagellar assembly protein T N-terminal domain-containing protein; translated protein: MKKILYISLALLFISGLAAAQEATQTITTDGTASVLNGDKAQARDVATQDALRNAVEQVTGAVISSSTMVENAMVVEDNIYSKAKGYIKNYSIVSEGEADGGLSYNVKVKALVRSGAIKEDMADIIRGAGNPKLMVLITESNVGSSAIGGIDAQLGTAENTIIEAMRNKGFDFVDPETAEKSIRRDKALAALDGDAQAAAFIGERAGAEVIITGKSFAKEATVANDMLGGMKSIQATVSVKAFNTDDGRILVSKVETGRAVHIEEITGGTKAIEQASAKLADYLAEEIVKKFARGGNTVTLNVTGASNYDLYQELVNILKYEVRGVKAVNDREITGNTGLVEVETKFNSSQLAQELLYKNFTKFSVKILSRTANRINLRLTAKKARPANSQ
- a CDS encoding CsgG/HfaB family protein, yielding MSKLKSLIILLLLVAFVPALLWAGGQSYNYYENGLEYMKKAQWDRAIDEFKSAVSLEFNDRPQFRTYGMHFIDYFPHREMAICYYNLGSMDKAKKEMELSMAFKSTGRSKDYWAKISNGEAPTATVASRADDENLARERARLDAEKKRIAEEQAALDARKRDMSAEAARRAAQEELKLAAQRDSIERAERQHQAVALDKGKLPVGALTYDPSRVTQVGSRLSIAVLPFDNRSGNAEITNTVQDKMITSLYSLKRFKIIERSQIDKVLSEQKLGMTGALDPAKAVKVGKIIGVDAILMGSISSTATGIGMDARLIDTESSGVITAKDAYSGQNTLQDIKTMATDISIQIYNDIPLVEGYVIKSNPTGEVFLDIGTAKGMRKGMKVVVYKEGEEIKHPVTGEILGKQVTKVAELLLNEVQEKMSEAQILEKEVGQTLAVGQKVVAK
- the purF gene encoding amidophosphoribosyltransferase — encoded protein: MCGVCGIFNHEKASELLYLGLFSLQHRGQDNAGMAVWDGQQSRIVKDKGLVFDIFKPGVLAELKGRMGIGHTRYPTAGDSSIANAQPHYAETREGRMVIVSNGDITNMLEQTRYLKSQGFTPYGSNDAEVIVASIACYYEQERDMAKAIKKMMETVQGSYSAILMFQGTMYVFRDPLGIRPLAMGIKGATRIFASESCAIDTIGGIFEREVTPGELLTVTDQGVESRILIDAKPYKHCVFEHIYFSRPDSVIFGESVAKKRFMMGQRLASEQYTGADFVMPVPDSSNNAALGFAEENGIPYKLALIRSHYIGRTFIGSTQEIRDFAVRLKFNPVKSIVVGKKAAVVDDSIVRGTTSKKIMGMIREAGAEQIHLRIASPPIKHPCFYGVDTPRISELIASTKSVEEIREFVGVESLNYLTLAGLKSCLERSQDFCYACLDGKYPIDPPSTK
- a CDS encoding class I SAM-dependent methyltransferase gives rise to the protein MNILHPLNLKDHQLLDSGRGQKLERFAGRLISRPEPNAVWERKLDDGFWSRADARFVDGKWEIGKWPSKPWIFSYQSLMFELKLSPYKHTGIFPEQAVNWDWCGKFIRDCGYRPNVLNLFGYTGAATVAAAAAGAKVTQVDSSKPAALWARHNAALSGLEETSFRWIVDDCTKFVEREVKRKARYDAVIMDPPSFGRDHKGKIFRFGDDVPELIHNCGKILSDEPLFFLVNAYSTNFSAQALKNLLADILPLKKIECGELHLEEKDTGRSLPCSIFARYQLQ
- a CDS encoding HD domain-containing protein, with the protein product MKNKPVHKKTDVAAITSLLVRLDRILAGPKDGLLPSIRKLAREVDQLVPYYDGHMVRVTFYSLAIGLKMELSREDLLTLEVAALLHDFGKLGVDEYTLEKEDQLSDDEVVEIHHHAERGFHILSGFAKLEQAAVIIRDHHEKFDGSGYPAHKRGPDISLLARIIAVADAYDAMTADRPYRKGLPQKEAEAELLAHAGKQFDPQVVDYFVNHIKNKKPKLKRKKSKGSISSGKNQFTEYLPVFYNYY